The following are encoded together in the Salvia hispanica cultivar TCC Black 2014 chromosome 6, UniMelb_Shisp_WGS_1.0, whole genome shotgun sequence genome:
- the LOC125194477 gene encoding epoxide hydrolase A-like: MEKIEHRVIPVNGLQMHVAEVGEGPLVLFIHGFPELWYSWRHQMTFVAAQGYHAVAPDMRGYGETTGAPLDDPSKFTIMHLVGDLVALLNAVAPNEEKVFVVGHDWGANVAWHLAMYRPDRVRALVNLGVPFFPGNPEANPVEAFRKLYGDDHYICRFQEPGDIEGEFKKIGTKEVLKNILSYREPAPFFFPKGKGFIYSTDRAPWLTEDDLHYYVTKFDKTGFTGGVNYYRVFVLNCELNAPWSGAGVTVPAKFITGEFDPTYHIPGTKEYIHGGGFKQFVPLLEDVVVLEGAAHFINQERPDEINQHIYAFIKQFETK; encoded by the exons atggaaaaaatagagcacagaGTGATTCCCGTCAACGGCTTGCAGATGCACGTAGCGGAGGTGGGCGAGGGGCCGCTAGTGCTCTTCATCCATGGCTTCCCGGAGCTCTGGTACTCATGGCGCCACCAGATGACTTTCGTGGCGGCGCAAGGTTACCACGCGGTGGCGCCGGATATGAGAGGCTACGGAGAAACCACAGGCGCGCCGCTGGATGACCCATCGAAATTCACCATAATGCACCTGGTTGGCGACCTGGTCGCACTGCTGAACGCGGTGGCGCCGAATGAAGAGAAGGTGTTTGTTGTCGGGCATGACTGGGGTGCCAACGTGGCTTGGCATCTCGCTATGTATCGGCCCGATAGAGTCAGGGCTTTGGTCAATCTAGGCGTGCCTTTTTTCCCCGGAAATCCTGAGGCGAATCCGGTTGAGGCGTTTCGGAAATTGTATGGTGATGATCACTATATCTGCAGGTTTCAG GAGCCTGGTGATATAGAAGGTGAGTTTAAGAAGATTGGCACCAAGGAAGTTCTCAAGAATATTCTGTCATACCGTGAGCCTGCTCCCTTTTTCTTCCCCAAGGGCAAAGGATTTATCTACTCCACTGATAGAGCGCCTTGGTTGACAGAGGATGATCTTCACTATTATGTTACCAAATTTGACAAGACTGGTTTCACCGGAGGAGTCAACTACTATCGCGTGTTTGTCTT AAACTGTGAACTGAACGCCCCCTGGTCAGGAGCTGGGGTAACAGTGCCAGCAAAGTTCATCACCGGGGAATTTGACCCTACCTATCATATTCCTGGGACCAAAGAGTACATACATGGAGGCGGATTCAAGCAATTCGTGCCATTGTTGGAGGACGTGGTCGTGCTTGAAGGAGCTGCTCACTTTATCAATCAAGAAAGGCCGGATGAGATCAACCAACATATATATGCTTTTATAAAGCAGTTCGAAACAAAATAG
- the LOC125194478 gene encoding epoxide hydrolase A-like has protein sequence MEKIEHKLIPVNGLQMHVAEVGEGPLVLFIHGFPELWYSWRHQMTFVAAQGYHAVAPDMRGYGETTGAPLDEPSKFSIMHLVGDLIALLNAVAPNEEKVFVVGHDWGANVAWHLAMYRPDRVRALVNLSVPFTPRNPAMNAVQSFQKLFGDDHYICRFQEPGDIEAEFKKVGTKEVLKNILSFREPAPLFFPKGKGFTYSTDRAPWLTVHDLEYYVSRFENSGFTGGVNYYRALPLNWELNAPWSGAGVTVPTKFITGEFDLVYHTPGTKDYIHGGGFKKFVPLLEDVVVVEGAAHFVNQERPDEINELIYAFIKQF, from the exons atggagaaaatagaGCACAAACTGATTCCGGTCAACGGCCTGCAGATGCACGTGGCGGAGGTCGGCGAGGGGCCGCTAGTCCTCTTCATCCACGGCTTCCCGGAGCTCTGGTACTCGTGGCGCCACCAGATGACGTTCGTGGCGGCGCAAGGTTACCACGCGGTGGCGCCGGATATGAGAGGCTACGGCGAAACCACTGGCGCGCCGCTGGACGAGCCGTCGAAATTCAGCATCATGCACCTGGTGGGCGACCTGATCGCGCTGCTGAACGCGGTGGCGCCGAATGAAGAGAAGGTGTTTGTTGTTGGGCATGACTGGGGCGCCAACGTGGCTTGGCATCTCGCTATGTACAGGCCTGATAGGGTCAGAGCTTTGGTCAATCTCAGCGTGCCTTTTACTCCCAGGAATCCTGCCATGAATGCGGTTCAGTCGTTTCAGAAATTGTTTGGCGATGATCACTATATCTGCAGGTTTCAG GAACCCGGTGATATAGAAGCTGAGTTTAAGAAGGTTGGCACAAAGGAGGTTCTCAAGAACATACTTTCATTCCGCGAGCCTGCTCCCCTGTTCTTCCCTAAGGGCAAAGGATTTACCTACTCCACTGATAGAGCACCTTGGCTGACGGTGCATGATCTTGAATATTATGTTAGCAGATTTGAGAACAGTGGCTTCACTGGAGGAGTGAATTACTATCGTGCGCTTCCTTT AAACTGGGAACTGAATGCCCCCTGGTCAGGAGCTGGAGTAACAGTGCCAACGAAGTTCATTACCGGGGAATTTGACCTTGTTTATCATACCCCTGGGACCAAAGATTACATACACGGAGGTGGATTCAAGAAATTTGTGCCATTGTTGGAGGATGTGGTCGTGGTTGAAGGTGCTGCTCACTTTGTCAATCAAGAAAGGCCAGACGAGATCAATGAACTTATATATGCTTTTATAAAGCAGTTCTAA
- the LOC125193501 gene encoding epoxide hydrolase A-like, with amino-acid sequence MEKIEHRQIPVNGLQMHVAELGEGPVVLFVHGFPELWYTWRHQMAFVAGRGYRAVAPDMRGYGETTGAPLDDPSKSSIMHLVGDLIALLDAVAPNEEKVFVVGHDWGAIVTWHLAMYRPDRVKALVNLSVPFSPRNPQMNAVESARQTYGDDHYIYRFQEPGYIEGVFEEAGTKEVLKNILSYRDTIPFYFPKGQGFNYSVDRAPWLTEDDLDYYVTKFDKTGFTGGVNYYRALALDWELNAPWSGGGVTVPTKFIVGELDFLYHGPGVQDYIHGGGFKKFVPLLEDVVVLEGAAHFIGEERPDEINQHICAFITQF; translated from the exons ATGGAGAAAATAGAGCACAGACAGATTCCGGTCAACGGCCTGCAGATGCACGTGGCGGAGCTCGGCGAGGGGCCCGTGGTCCTCTTCGTCCACGGCTTCCCGGAGCTCTGGTACACGTGGCGCCACCAGATGGCGTTCGTGGCGGGGCGCGGCTACCGCGCGGTGGCCCCGGACATGAGGGGCTACGGCGAAACGACTGGCGCGCCGCTGGACGATCCGTCCAAGTCCAGCATAATGCACCTGGTGGGGGACCTGATCGCGCTGCTGGACGCGGTGGCGCCGAATGAGGAGAAGGTGTTTGTTGTTGGGCATGACTGGGGCGCCATTGTGACGTGGCATCTCGCCATGTACAGACCTGATAGAGTCAAGGCTTTGGTCAATCTCAGCGTGCCCTTCAGTCCTAGGAATCCTCAGATGAATGCGGTTGAGTCGGCTCGCCAAACGTATGGCGATGATCACTATATCTACAGGTTTCAG GAACCTGGTTATATAGAAGGTGTGTTTGAGGAGGCTGGCACGAAGGAGGTTCTCAAGAACATTCTTTCGTACCGCGACACTATTCCATTTTACTTCCCTAAGGGACAGGGATTTAACTACTCTGTTGATAGAGCACCTTGGTTGACAGAGGATGATCTTGACTATTATGTTACCAAATTTGACAAGACGGGCTTCACCGGAGGAGTGAATTACTATCGTGCATTGGCCTT AGACTGGGAACTGAACGCCCCATGGTCGGGAGGTGGAGTAACAGTGCCAACGAAGTTTATCGTGGGGGAACTTGACTTTCTGTATCATGGTCCCGGGGTCCAAGATTACATACACGGAGGCGGGTTCAAGAAATTCGTGCCATTGTTGGAGGATGTGGTCGTGCTTGAAGGTGCTGCTCACTTTATCGGTGAAGAAAGGCCGGATGAGATCAACCAACATATATGTGCTTTTATCACCCAATTCTAA